One stretch of Psilocybe cubensis strain MGC-MH-2018 chromosome 6, whole genome shotgun sequence DNA includes these proteins:
- a CDS encoding Dual specificity protein kinase FUZ7, whose product MAMATPIRKKRNWKALQLSVAGDPSPATAPEGTEPMAIRQAPAPVVAATASAPVVGGKRRPPPMVIKAPKIPTSTGAVSAVEQDGNMLTVGGNLNQQPHSASPNLRRNTYHATLSNTLANLDMNAEIKFDLKNEDLKDLQELGQGNGGSVKKVEHIPTKTIMAKKIVLIDAKPSVRKQILRELQIMHDCHSKYIISFWGAFLADPNICMCIEFMDKGSLDGIYKKIGPIDIDIVGQVALAVLEGLTYLYDVHRIIHRDIKPSNILLNSRGEIKICDFGVSGELINSIADTFVGTSTYMSPERIQGAQYTVKSDVWSLGISLIELALGRFPFSESTSDGESDSDYEGTLSPARPGSISLSGLPPARIKRNTPKKDKRKSKGVSLQGGGMTMSILELLQHIVNEPAPRLTPEGRYPKEAEAFIDSCLLKDPDSRKTPKDLLKDAWIEQARVSTVNLEDWASTF is encoded by the exons ATGGCGATGGCGACTCCTATCCGCAAGAAGAGGAATTGGAAGGCTCTGCAACTGAGTGTTGCAGGTGATCCTTCCCCAGCGACTGCCCCGGAGGGTACAGAACCAATGGCCATTCGACAGGCTCCAGCTCCAGTCGTCGCAGCTACAGCATCGGCACCCGTCGTCGGTGGAAAGAGACGGCCACCTCCCATGGTGATCAAAGCGCCTAAAATTCCCACCTCAACCGGTGCTGTATCCGCGGTAGAACAAGACGGCAACATGCTCACCGTCGGTGGAAACCTAAACCAGCAGCCACATTCAGCATCGCCTAATCTACGTCGTAATACGTATCATGCCACACTATCCAACACGCTAGCCAACCTGGACATGAACGCCGAAATCAAGTTCGATTTGAAGAATGAGGATCTCAAAGACCTGCAGGAGCTCGGACAGGGGAACGGCGGAAGTGTGAAGAAAGTTGAACACATCCCAACAAAAACCATCATGGCCAAAAAG ATCGTCCTGATTGATGCGAAGCCCTCTGTGCGGAAACAGATCTTGCGAGAGCTGCAGATTATGCACGATTGTCATTCGAAGTATATCATATCCTTCTGGGGAGCTTTTCTTGCCGACCCTAATATCTGCATGTGCATCGAGTTCATGGACAAGGGGTCACTAGATGGCATCTACAAGAAAATTGGacccatcgacatcgacatcgtcGGTCAGGTGGCCCTGGCCGTGTTGGAAGGTTTGACATATCTTTATGATGTCCACCGTATCATTCATCGAG ACATCAAGCCGTCGAATATCTTGTTGAATTCACGAGGAGAGATCAAAATTTGTGATTTCGGTGTATCCGGAGAGCTCATAAACTCCATTGCTGATACGTTCGTGGGCACTTCGACGTACATGAGC CCCGAACGAATACAGGGAGCGCAGTACACTGTCAAATCAGATGTCTGGTCGCTCGGCATTTCTCTGATCGAGCTTGCCCTTGGCCGTTTCCCATTCTCTGAGTCAACGTCTGATGGAGAGTCAGACTCGGACTACGAGGGAACTCTGTCGCCTGCCCGACCCGGTTCTATATCGCTCTCCGGTCTCCCACCTGCCCGTATCAAGAGGAATACGCCGAAGAAGGACAAGCGGAAGAGTAAAGGTGTGAGTTTGCAGGGTGGAGGAATGACGATGAGTATCTTGGAGTTGTTGCAGCATATCGTGAACGAGCCTGCACCACGGCTGACGCCTGAAGGACGATACCCGAAGGAAGCTGAGGCATTCATTGACAGCTGTCTGTTAAAAGATCCTGATAGCAGAAAGACGCCAAAGGATCTATTG AAGGATGCATGGATAGAACAGGCACGAGTGTCGACAGTGAATCTGGAAGACTGGGCGAGCACATTCTAG
- a CDS encoding DNA repair protein rhp42: MSSELEDETLLQEEESEDEFDWEEVEVPEHQAPHLEITLQLGPKASKNSANADKKKGINHAERLVRIDCHKIHTVALIASARQRNLWINNSLLHARLLSLTPLHLQNAFSVIHKSRVPDQNQRGRMFERAVENLTTWWATTFFEVIPDGHIRNRTYDEIQQKLEIRGLHIKTADEELLDVETLQDIVDDEVETIRSSKSLMKHALMRSGSRDTSAQLFTALCRGLGIPARLIVSVQSVPWQASIGRPKPKYEKKPKGKGKETEVVQDNEAGEASSSSQWDHLKEPGNRLDGGSVPMSEKAKGKQKAKPIIKLRKTKTKGKVLGRPTRLASPDPLTTPPVYWTEVFSRPDSRWFPVDPIRGIVNKRKVFDPTPSTSNVNAQARIPTKVENRMVYVVAFEEDGYARDVTRRYAKEYSAKVAKVQGGSNAPNIGGGGKGRQAWWDKVVSSIERPFRLNRDDLEDQELEAVQLMEGMPTTMSGFKDHPLYVLTRHLKQTETIHPPPPVTPELGKFRGEPVYPRSAVVSLKTAENWMRNTGRMVKAGEQPMKMVKIRAGTVNRMRELEVLKDELSVAGEGTSNSGPEVLQGLYAFSQTEPYVPDPVVDGKVPKNNFGNIDLYVPSMLPRGAVHIPFKGVAKIARKLGFDYAEAVTGFEFKKRRAFPILEGVVVAAENGEALTEAYLEAEREAEEKARLKREERVLKHWKRLIHGLRIRQRLQDQYATRAGHGQSQHHHGHSHSHVEATESEVKSREGSPHNDPQDTAGGFLAGADKVVYAFHLPKNTHVVLPSTPPPGGVAEGAGAPDARRDAEEEEDVPREAFVTYDLDEDDEEKMEIDYAVNGGTRVQSGGPGVNGFDAAYVPKTMQQMAEDAAAEAEAAQKLQGDGDDVLGEIITTEPPPPPPPPPTAAAAAAASASAGTGVDKVTTTPTLPGRTTRARARATVSSSSAAATFASTSTSATPNSLSLRKDATSTLEDEAQAQAQANAGLGSSSRNAGTRAGAGTASRAKPPPKPKLDANGNGNAKVNAKAKATAKGRAKPRARSSAKRKRGRGRRTAASESESDEAEEGDEDEEGDEDVPLDDDDDNNTDESDKDDDEEDEEDFGPSPSKRARVSVKIKPPPRTLAQSAQSVTLTPQSTRTLRPRASKTPAQIAEDRRREEAFRRAVAG, translated from the exons ATGTCCTCAGAATTAGAAGATGAAACCTTgcttcaagaagaagaaagtgaAGATGAATTCGATTGGGAAGAAGTCGAAGTGCCCGAACATCAAGCTCCACATCTTGAAATTACACTGCAGCTGGGCCCCAAGGCGTCCAAGAACAGCGCAAACGCGGACAA GAAGAAGGGAATAAACCATGCAGAGCGGCTTGTTCGGATTGATTGTCATAAGATTCACACTGTCGCTCTCATTGCTAGTGCTCGTCAGCGGAACCTGTGGATTAACAATTCCTTATTACAT GCTAGActtctctctctcactcCGCTGCATCTCCAGAATGCTTTTTCAGTTATTCATAAATCCCGCGTGCCAGATCAGAACCAGCGTGGGCGCATGTTTGAGAGAGCCGTTGAGAATCTAACTACATGGTGGGCTACTACATTCTTTGAAGTGATACCCGACGGACACATACGCAACCGGACGTATGATGAAATACAGCAGAAACTCGAAATACGAGGGCTGCATATCAAGACTGCCGACGAGGAGCTACTCGACGTTGAGACTCTCCAAGATATTGTCGATGATGAAGTAGAAACGATTCGAAGTTCAAAGAGTCTTATGAAACATGCGCTTATGCGTAGCGGATCTAGGGATACGAGTGCGCAGCTTTTTACAGCTTTGTGTAGAGGTCTGGGCATCCCCGCTCGTTTGATCGTCAGCGTGCAGAGCGTCCCATGGCAAGCCAGCATCGGAAGACCGAAGCCCAAGTATGAGAAGAAGCCgaagggaaaggggaaagaaaCAGAAGTTGTACAGGACAATGAAGCCGGCGAAGCCTCGAGTTCGAGTCAATGGGATCATCTGAAAGAGCCTGGAAATCGACTTGACGGCGGCTCCGTGCCCATGAGCGAGAAGGCAAAAGGCAAGCAAAAGGCCAAACCGATAATCAAGCTGCGGAAAACGAAGACCAAGGGTAAGGTCTTGGGGAGGCCAACCAGACTGG CCTCTCCGGATCCGCTAACAACGCCTCCAGTATATTGGACGGAAGTGTTCTCCAGGCCAGATTCCCGATGGTTCCCAGTTGATCCTATTCGTGGGATCGTCAATAAACGTAAGGTGTTCGATCCGACTCCATCAACCAGCAATGTCAATGCACAGGCCAGGATACCCACAAAAGTCGAGAATCGGATGGTCTACGTGGTTGCATTTGAAGAGGATGGATATGCCCGAGATGTGACGCGGCGGTATGCTAAAGAGTACAGCGCGAAGGTGGCAAAAGTTCAAGGTGGAAGCAACGCGCCCAATATTGGCGGTGGGGGCAAAGGCCGCCAGGCGTGGTGGGATAAGGTTGTCAGCTCCATTGAGCGACCGTTTCGATTA AACCGCGATGATTTGGAAGATCAAGAACTGGAGGCAGTTCAGCTGATGGAGGGCATGCCTACCACGATGTCTGGGTTCAAAGACCATCCACT ATATGTTCTGACGCGACATCTGAAGCAAACCGAGACAATtcatcctccaccaccaGTTACACCAGAGCTTGGAAAGTTTAGAGGAGAGCCTGTTTACCCGCGATCGGCTGTAGTTTCTTTGAAGACGGCGGAAAATTGGATGCGAAACACGGGGCGGATGGTAAAAGCTGGCGAGCAGCCAATGAAGATGGTAAAGATCCGCGCAGGGACCGTCAATCGCATGCGGGAACTCGAGGTCCTCAAAGATGAATTGAGCGTGGCTGGTGAAGGAACTTCGAATTCGGGCCCAGAGGTTCTGCAAGGCTTGTACGCATTTTCACAGACGGAGCCTTACGTCCCCGATCCTGTGGTCGAT GGTAAAGTCCCTAAAAACAATTTTGGCAATATCGATCTGTACGTACCGTCTATGCTCCCTAGAGGAGCAGTGCATATACCct TCAAAGGTGTTGCCAAAATAGCTCGAAAACTAGGCTTTGACTATGCCGAAGCAGTT ACTGGTTTTGAGTTTAAGAAACGCAGGGCGTTTCCCATACTGGAAGGAGTGGTTGTCGCAGCTGAAAATGGAGAAGCTCTGACAGAG GCGTATTTGGAGGCTGAACGGGAAGCAGAGGAGAAAGCCAGACTCAAACGGGAAGAACGTGTACTGAAGCACTGGAAGCGCTTGATCCACGGCCTGCGCATTCGGCAGCGACTGCAGGACCAATATGCCACCAGGGCGGGTCATGGGCAGAGCCAGCACCACCATGGGCATTCGCATTCCCACGTTGAAGCCACTGAGAGCGAAGTTAAATCGCGAGAAGGGTCGCCTCAT AATGATCCACAGGACACGGCAGGTGGCTTCCTAGCAGGCGCGGATAAAGTGGTATACGCCTTCCATCTGCCCAAGAACACACACGTCGTGTTACCTTCTACACCTCCCCCTGGGGGTGTAGCGGAAGGTGCCGGCGCGCCGGACGCACGGCGGGAtgcagaggaggaagaggacgtACCCCGCGAGGCGTTCGTCACGTACGAtctcgacgaggacgacgaggagaaaATGGAGATTGATTACGCGGTAAATGGCGGGACGCGTGTGCAGAGTGGTGGCCCAGGCGTCAACGGGTTTGATGCTGCGTATGTCCCGAAAACGATGCAACAAATGGCTGaggatgctgctgctgaagctgaagcggCGCAGAAGCTGCAGGGCGACGGAGATGATGTGCTGGGCGAGATTATCACGACGGAgcccccgccgccaccgccaccgccgcccacagcagcagcagctgctgctgctagcGCTTCTGCAGGTACAGGCGTGGATAAGGTTACTACTACTCCTACGCTGCCTGGCAGAACTACgcgagccagagccagagccactgtctcttcctcgtctgctgctgctacgTTTGCGTCTACGTCTACGTCTGCGACGCCCAACAGCCTTTCATTGCGTAAGGACGCGACGTCGACGCTTGAGGATgaggctcaggctcaggctcaggctaATGCGGGTCTGGGTTCGAGTTCGAGAAATGCTGGCACcagggcaggggcagggacGGCGTCACGCGCGAAACCGCCCCCGAAACCGAAGCTGGATgcgaatgggaatgggaatgcgAAGGTAAatgcaaaggcaaaggcaacgGCGAAAGGGAGAGCGAAACCTAGAGCTAGAAGTTCGGCGAAGCGGAAGCGTGGCCGTGGTCGGCGAACTGCTGcatccgagtccgagtccgacgaggcggaggagggggatgaggatgaggagggggatgaggaTGTGCCgctggatgatgatgatgacaatAACACTGACGAGTCCGATaaggacgatgacgaggaagatgaagaggatttCGGTCCATCGCCTAGCAAGCGCGCGCGCGTAAGCGTAAAGATCAAACCTCCTCCACGCACACTTGCGCAATCTGCACAATCTGTAACTTTGACACCACAATCAACGCGCACGCTGCGCCCGCGCGCGTCCAAGACGCCTGCGCAAATTGCGGAGGACAGGAGGCGCGAGGAGGCGTTTCGCAGGGCTGTGGCTGGATAA
- a CDS encoding tRNA (adenine(58)-N(1))-methyltransferase catalytic subunit TRM61, with amino-acid sequence MWSSARHVAAGDTVIVWLVRPSPPSLPSLSHPLTLPLPPQTRDNIQPLTITPGRDFNTKFGNFKQDHFIGVPYGSKVPSRSGRGFVHILRPTPELWTVALPHRTQILYVADIAFVTAYLGIRPGSRVVEAGTGSASFSHSVARTIGAKGHLYSYEFHEARYIKAKEEFARHGLESTITLTHRNVCKDGFTVVDAVDAVFLDLPAPWDAVEHAKKALRKDTLARICCFSPCIEQVLRTVSALNEAGFTEITTYETLLRPHEVFQHAPLQSVAAVSERLKASEVRREEKRVRQVEANRVARGGGGGRGVGVKREREDGEEEGVSKKVRIEGAGGGGSGGEGGGEGTGEGTDVGVEGDEDADAEGDVDEDVRGDEDVEMSTPMSVTPTPTPAPIPIPTTGLSSSTSAPTEAAASSTSIAVASVPTSSTTISGSTVQTPTPTSTQTQTQTQTPTQTPAQKQIPTPTQSQSQSQSQNQIQNKTQPQKQTQPPTQKQTPRKINVAKALHEVRGHTSYLTFACLVPSVFNVGSSSSGSGSSSGVFDLGLKEEEGEGVREGEGEGGEGEGEGEGVNGRQSGDKSEVETRETEVEVKTRESEVETENRS; translated from the exons ATGTGGTCGTCTGCCCGTCATGTCGCTGCAGGCGACACCGTCATCGTCTGGCTCGTACgtccctcccctccctccctcccctccctctcccaccCATTaaccctccccctccccccacAGACCCGCGACAACATCCAACCCCTCACCATAACCCCCGGCCGCGACTTCAACACCAAATTCGGCAACTTCAAACAAGACCACTTCATCGGCGTGCCCTACGGCTCGAAAGTCCCCTCGCGCTCCGGTCGCGGCTTCGTCCATATCCTACGCCCGACGCCCGAGTTGTGGACGGTTGCGCTCCCGCATAGGACGCAGATTTTGTATGTGGCGGATATTGCGTTTGTTACGGCGTATTTGGGGATTAGGCCGGGGAGTAGGGTTGTTGAGGCTg GCACGGGCTCTGCGTCGTTCTCGCACTCTGTCGCACGCACGATTGGCGCAAAAGGACATTTGTACTCGTACGAGTTCCATGAAGCGCGGTATATCAAAGCAAA AGAAGAATTCGCCCGGCACGGTCTCGAAAGTACAATCACGCTCACGCATCGTAATGTGTGCAAGGACGGGTTCACGGTTGTGGATGCTGTGGATGCTG TGTTCCTAGACCTACCCGCTCCATGGGACGCAGTTGAACATGCGAAGAAGGCGTTAAGG AAAGACACGCTAGCCCGCATATGCTGCTTCAGCCCGTGCATCGAACAGGTCCTGCGCACCGTGAGCGCGTTGAATGAGGCTGGGTTTACTG aaataacaACCTACGAAACCCTCCTACGCCCACACGAAGTGTTCCAGCACGCACCACTGCAGTCTGTAGCGGCCGTATCGGAGAGGTTGAAGGCGAGCGAGGtgaggagggaggagaagagggtgAGGCAGGTTGAGGCGAATCGGGTGGCGAgggggggtgggggtgggaggggggtgggggtgaagagagagagggaggacggggaggaggagggtgtgAGTAAGAAGGTGAGGATTGAGGGTgcgggtgggggtgggagCGGAGGTGAGGGTGGGGGTGAGGGTACTGGTGAGGGTACTGATGTGGGTGTAGAGGGCGATgaggatgcggatgcggaggGAGATGTGGATGAGGATGTGCGCGGAGATGAGGATGTGGAGATGTCCACGCCGATGTCTGTAACGCCTACACCTACGCCTGCGCCTATACCGATACCGACGACTGGTCTATCATCAAGTACAAGCGCGCCAACGGAAGCGGCAGCGTCATCAACGTCAATAGCAGTTGCATCTGTACCAACGTCATCTACGACGATATCCGGTTCTACAGTACAGactccaacaccaacatcaacacagacgcagacgcagacacAAACGCCGACACAGACACCAGCACAAAAACAAATACCGACACCAActcaaagccaaagccaaagccaaagccaaaaccaaatacaaaacaaaaccCAACCACAAAAACAAACCCAACCACCaacacaaaaacaaacacCAAGAAAAATAAACGTAGCAAAAGCATTACATGAGGTGCGAGGGCACACTTCGTATCTTACTTTTGCGTGTTTGGTGCCTTCTGTGTTTAATGTgggttcttcttcttctgggtctggttcttcttctggtGTGTTTGATTTGGGtttgaaggaggaggagggggagggggtgcGGGAGGGTGAGGGGGAGGGTggagagggggagggggagggagagggggtgaATGGAAGGCAAAGTGGAGATAAATCTGAAGTCGAAACAAGAGAAACTGAAGTCGAAGTCAAAACAAGGGAAAGCGAAGTCGAGACCGAAAACAggagttga